CCTCCGTAGTGTGCCGAGCCCTGCATTGCCAGGAGGATGGTTCAACTGGATTGTACCATTTTTCAAAACACGAGACACATTCGTTCTAAATCACGGTTCACTCgacggcttcttcttccttcgATTCCTCAAGGTTCTGCGCAACATTTGTCTTGGAGGCTGCCTCATCACATTCCCGATACTGTTTCCTATCCATGCTACCGGTGGTAGTGGCCTCACTGAATTGGAACAACTGACCattggcaatgtcaaagatCCGCAAAAGCTACTCGCTCACGTCTTCGTGGCGTGGGTATTTTTTGGTGGGTGGCCGTCAATGCTCATCATGTGAAAGCTCAAATAGTACTGACCTCGTCGTCTCTGTTCTAGGATTCGTACTTTACATGATCGTGAGAGAGTGCATTTACTACGTGAACCTCCGGCAAGCGTATCTTTCGTCACCTTACTATGCGGACCGTATCTCATCTCGCACAATTTTGCTTACATGCGTTCCGAAGGAGTATCAAGACGAGCGACGCCTTCGAAAGCTCTATGGAGACTCTGTGAAGCGTATCTTTATTCCACGAACCTCTAAACCCCtcgtcaacatggtcaagGAGCGCGAGCAAACCGCCGCGCGGCTGGAAAAGGCCGAGATTGCCCTAATACGAATCGCAAACGTGGCCCGACGAAAGATGCTGGCGAAGAATCCAGAGCTGGCAGAAGCCTCCACCACCGCAGCTTCGGTAACCGAATCGACCGGTTCAAAGCAGGATCTTGTCACACTACCGAGCGCCAGCAGTGCTGACGCAGCTCGTGGGAACCCCCTCGAAGTGGCAATCCCCGAGTCAACCATCTACTTGGACTCTGCGACACCCAAGGACGATGCAACCAAGGACATTGTCCAAGGCGATGGCACCGAAATAAGAAAAGCGTCTGCAGACAACACGGTGGACGACGATGAATGGTACAAGCATCCATATGGACTGTCCGAGAGCTTGCCCGACGTCAGAGGATCGGTAGCAGCCCAATGGATTAAGGCCGAGCAACGACCTCACCACCGACCGATTGGCAACTTTGGCCGTCGAGTCGACACGATTCGATGGACACGAACGAGGCTTCGAGATCTCAACCTGCAGATTTTCAAGATGCGACGACAAGTGCGCCGAGGTGATGGCATCACCTTGCCTTCGGTTTTCATCGAATTTTATACACAGGAAGCTGCTCAGGCAGCACACCAAGTCCTAACGCACCACCGACCGCTGCAAATGTCTTCTCGTCTGCTTGGCGTCCGGCCCGATGAGGTCATTTGGTCCTGCTTACGAATGCCGTGGTGGGAACTCATCATTAGACGCTTCGGCATTTTGTCCTTGGTGACGGCCGCCATTATCTTTTGGGCGATCCCGTCCGCATTCATTGGCACAATTAGCAATCTTAGCGATTTGACTGAGAAAGTAAAGTTTCTCAAGTTTCTAAACAAAATGCCCAGTGTGATTTTGAACTTTATCCAAGGCTTTCTGCCCGCAATTGCGCTCTCTCTGTGGATGGCGGCGGTTCCTTGGATGTTGCGATGTACGTACACCCCAACTGACTGTCTAACCTCAGAAAGAGGGCCCCTTACTTTGGAAGTGATACGTTACTCTATATGAGAATAGTATCTAACAACTCGTGGCAGTTTGCGGCGCCCAGTCTGGTATTCCGACAACAACACGCGTCGAACTATTTGTGCAGAATGTCTATTTTGCCTTTCAAGTTGTCCAAGTCTTTCTCATCACTACTCTCACCTCTGCGGCGTCGTCAGCACTTGGCAAAATTCTGTCCAATCCTCTCGGGGCAAAGGACCTACTCGCCGAAAATATTCCCAAAGCATCTAATTTTTATCTGTCTTATATCATGATACAGTGCCTCATGAGCGGAGGGATGCGCCTTCTTCAGGTTTTTGGATTGATTCGGCAGTATCTGATTAGCCGTGTGAGCGAGGTTCCCCGTACGAGATATAAGCGCTGGTGCAAGATGGACTCGGCATATTGGGGCGGCGTGTATCCTGTGTACACCAACATGGGCGTAATTGGTATGTGACTTGCCTCGCCTGAGCCTAACCATGAAATACATCCCAAGAGGGAGTGTGCTGACAAGCTTGTTGTAGCCCTCAGTTATGCCTGTATTGCGCCATTGGTTCTCCTCTTTGCGGCTGGTGGACTGTTCGCAACCCAGGTGGTTTGGAAGTATAACCTGCTTTACGTGCTGGATTCTGACATGGACACCAAGGGCTTGTTTTATCCACGAGCTTTAATTCATCTGACTATAGGTTTGTATCTGGCCGAAATCTGTCTCATCGGCTTGTTTGCGTTGAAAAGCGCTTTTGCTCCATTAGCGTTGATGGTCCTGTTTTTCATTTTCACTGGCCTGGTTCACTTCTCGCTCAGTGACGCCATAGCGCCTCTCCTGCTTAATCTACCCCAAACATTACCCCTTGAAGGTGAAATCCAAGCCGAAGAGAAAGCAAAAGCTTTGCGGGAAAAGGAACTGGCCACAGCAAGATTAGAGGAGGAAAATGGGGCCGCAGGTGCCGCTAACGACTACTATGACACGGAGCAAGTATTTGGCGACGAAGAGCAGATGGAGCAGTCAGAttatgaagaagaagaagaggaagaggaagaatcTGGAGATGAGCATGGGCCGGTCACTGGAACCAGGGCTGTTGAAGGCGCGGCGAGTGTTGGCGCAACGTTCAAAGAGTGGTTCAAAGCCACGACCAGGGCAAAAGTCGACAAGGAAATCGACCACTCGGGCGCCAATGAATTCCTTGCCAAGTTCCAATTCTGGAAGCACGACAAGCACACTAGCGACGAACCACCTGGACTTTTGGCCAGATGGCTCCATCCCGAAGAGTACGAGGACTTTGTTACTTTGCGCAACACAATCCCCGGGGATCAGCTGCCTCATGTTGAGTACCCGTCTGAATTTAGAAAACGATGCTATCTTCCACCGGAAATGTGGGCGCAAAAGCCGACTTTATGGATACCTCGAGATGAAGCGAGAGTTAGTAGGCAGGAGGTTGCGCACACCAAGAAATATACCCCCATCACGGACAATGGCGCAGAattggatgagaagggcaGGGTGGTGGTTTATTTCGATAAGGCaccgatgaagaagccacGGCTTCTGTTGTAGAATAGTTCTAGTATTAGCGTTATTTCTTTGTACACAGTAAATGTAAAATTATGTGCAACTTGGCGTTGAGAGAAGCCGAACCGCATTTGATGTGCCCGGGACTGGATGGCATTCTCGCGAATTTCAGCACAAATTATGAAGGTTCGGTATGACTTGGTACACTGTTTCATTAAAAAGTATCCTAaaattcaattcaattccaATTTGCAGCCCTGCACTTTATGGCTGTGCTTCATTCAAACTCCGGTTCTCATGCTCCATTCCTTGATCAACGATGCAGTCTTCACGCTGCCACGCATTCATAGTTGTCAAGTACTTTAACACATCAGCTTTTTCTTTTCACCGGTAGCCAATCATTACTTTCCACCACCCATCACAAGAACGTTACGGAACCGAGGCTTTCCAGCAACCAAGCTATCAACCGCCTTTTGGACGTCAGCAAACGCATACTTCTCAATCATGCACTTGATGTTATGGGTCTGAGCAAAGCGAATAGCTTCCTCGCTGTCCAATGCGTGACCCGACGGCCATCCCGCCACGCTGCGACCACCAAGAACCATGGCAACAGTATCAAACTGAACACCGCCAACAGGAGCAAGACACAGAAGTTTCCCACCAGGGGCAAGACCGGCAACCAATTTGCCCACGACCTCAGGGTTAGGCGCTGTTTGAACAATGATATCCGCGCCACCAAGCTTGGTCAGTTCAGCAGGGCCATCAGACGTCTTTGTATTAATGTAGTGGTGCGCGCCCAATTCCTTCGCAAAGtcggccttgtcgtcgccgGACGAAAGCACAGCAACCTCATAGCCCATCTTGTTGGCATACTGCACGGCAAGATGTCCAAGTCCACCTAGTCCCTGGACGGCAACCAAGCCTCCCTGCTCGACATGCATCTTCCGAATGCCATTGAAGACGGTGACGCCAGCGCAGAGCAAGGGAGCAACCTCAGCAGGGTCAGCTTCTTTGGGGATACGAACAACAGCTTCCTGGCGCAGGAGCACGTATTCTGCGAAACCGCCGTCTTTGGTATATCCATTGACGAGCTCGTTCTGGCACATTTGGAACTGGCTACGCTGGCATTGTTTGCAGTGGCCGTCGTGGCCGCCGTGCCATGGGCCGCCTACACGCTGACccttggagatgttgttCACCCCGTCGCCCAGCTCGACGACATCGCCGACAATTTCGTGGCCTGGAATTCGGGGGAAGACGTTGCCGAAGTGGCCGCCGGCAATGCCGACGTCTGAGAAGCACACACCGCAGGCGAGGACTTTGACAAGTACTTGGCCTGGACCGGGATGCTGGAGCTCCACATCCTGCAGCTTGAAGGGGCCATTGGCCTCTgtgatgacgacggcctTGAAGGTCTTTGGAAGGGAGGTCAtgatgagtctggtggaagtAGTTCAAAAGTGTAGATTAATATGTAGCAGTTGGGAATTGCGGTTCATTTAAGAAGGATGGGATTGAGATGGTAACATTCACATAAATCGATGGGCTTTCAGACCTTTTTAACGTTTACGCTGGGAGAGTGACGCCCATTGCGTCAACGAAGACTCACCACAAAGTTTGACCATAGCTGGTATGGGGCATGCAGCTAGCAAGTGCTGCTTCGGGATTGGGATTGAGCTGGAGCCTCGACCGCCGATGATCCATGAATGAACGTCTGGGTAgattttggcgttggagcaAGCTCCGAAGACTCCGCAATAGCAATgattgatggcttggagtGTCTTCCGTTGTGGGACAAGTCACTTGTCTCTGTTCGTGGTCCAATAAATGCAAACACAACTGGACAATCGAGGAGGGGTTTGAAGTTGGTGGGGTCTGGAATTAGTAAACTAGACTTGGCCGGTAATAACTGGTTAAGTTGGGTGGCTGGCAAGGAGTTGAGTATCGGCTTTAATGAGATGTGCTAGCGCCGAAGCTGGCTGAGATGTCGGAGATGGATGAGCCGGCAATAAAGAACAGAGAGTGATCCAAACCCGACAACGAGTCGAGGAGTTACTCCGGAGTTAAATAGCATTGGCGCCTCTGCAACACTGCAATGTTGAGATATCCCCATTCCGTCTGGTTGTCACTATTATCGTTTTTGGCTGAAGCGAGAAGATTCACAGGTGAAATAATAATATGTTCACATCAATAATTATCTCACTAAGAAATGAGCACCACTCTCCTACATAGATACATACTTGCTGAAATCCTTGGCCTTCACCCCACGCTCAAACAACAAGTCAATCTCTTCAAAAGTTCGACCCTTTGTTTCAGGAATACGCAAGTACGCCCACAGCGTGAAAATCATATTCAGTCCGCCAAAGAGAAAGCCAGCCTTACCCCTCCAGTTTGCATGATCCGAATTCATCATGTACGGCATGGCCTCCGAGTTGACGATACCAAATATTGCCTTTGTGGCCAGCGCGACCGCAATCGTCTTGCCGCGCAACCGTGTCGATGATATCTCTCCGAGCAAAACATATTCCACCGGCCCAATTGAGCAGTCATAGACAAAGCAGAAGAGCATCAACAGAACTGCCTGTCCATACTGAAGCCCCGCATGAGAGGAATAATTCGGCATGACgtcgagaatggcaatgatgaagagaaaaaCGGTCAGTATGCTTTCGCCGTAGCAATACAAGGTGCGTCGACCGAATCGCGTGATGATAAACCACGACACAATGGTCCCCGTGAAGGCGAACGCCTTTGTTCCCAAGCTGAGAGCAAAAGCATTCTTACTAGGCAGACCGGCAAGTTCGAAAAACAACGTCGAATAACCTTGAAACGCACCGCCGCCCCAGATTTGAATCGTGTATGCTACAATACAAATCTCGGTTCTGCGAAGGTTTGCGCCGCGGAAGCATTCGAGAAAGCTTGCGCTCTTGGCCAGCTCTTTTTCCATCCCGTTGACTTCTCGAATCAGAGCTAACCGCTCCTGCGCATCTTGCTCGTTGTTTTCTCGACTCGATAGCCGCTTCAGGACGGCGAGTGCCTCTTCATCGCGATCTTGACGGACTAACCAGTACGGTGACTCGGGCGCGAACCAGATAAACaccaagaagatcaagcacCAAGACCACTGTATAGCAAATGGAACTCGATACGCCCATTGATCAAGCCTACCTTGGAACGCAAATGTCACGCCAGTGCCGACAAATTGTCCAACCACAGCTGCCAAGTTGCAGTAAGATGAGAGGATGCCACGCAGAGGTAATGGTGCAAGCTCTGATGCGTACGATACGCAAATGACGATGAATGAACCACTGATAAGACCCTGCAAAAGCTCCCCGACGTACAGAACTTCAATagagttggagaagaactGAATGAAGATACAGCCAGTAACGCCAATCACTGCCGCCGTCAAAGTTCGCCGTGGACCCCAACGATCCAAAGGATATGCCGCAACACTCAAAGCACCAAGCACTTGGCCCATGTATCCTGCCATGGAAATTGCAGCCTGCCACTGAGCCTCTATGACCCATTTCCCACCTACATAGCGGCCATAGCGTTGCTGAAACGCAGGAAGCGCATAGTAGGCTCCCATAACGGTTTGGTCATATTGGATTCCCACCAGAGGCAAGCTTACAAGCATGCAGAAGATGACAACTTTGGGATATGTCTTGATAGCCTCCCACACGCCGAGCTTGTGCTCCTTCCCGGTGATGGCACGGGTTGCATCACTGACAACGAGGACATTGCTCTTTTCTGCGGCTGGATCATGCACCGAGCCTGCAGTTACAGAATCTGATCTATCCATGAGGAAGAGACAAGAACAAAGATAGACTAGAAGGTTGTGCTTGGAAGCCCAGGGAGACCAGAGTTATGGAGAACAGAGATACTAGTTGAATATTTAAACCCCGTCTCATATCCGATTCCGGTGTACATTACACACTCACTTGCACTTACATGACAACCTGCCATCCTAAACAAACGCCACGTTATGAGTGTCGCTATCGTGGTTGGATAGATCT
The sequence above is a segment of the Pochonia chlamydosporia 170 chromosome Unknown PCv3seq00014, whole genome shotgun sequence genome. Coding sequences within it:
- a CDS encoding zinc-binding dehydrogenase (similar to Metarhizium acridum CQMa 102 XP_007812960.1), with amino-acid sequence MTSLPKTFKAVVITEANGPFKLQDVELQHPGPGQVLVKVLACGVCFSDVGIAGGHFGNVFPRIPGHEIVGDVVELGDGVNNISKGQRVGGPWHGGHDGHCKQCQRSQFQMCQNELVNGYTKDGGFAEYVLLRQEAVVRIPKEADPAEVAPLLCAGVTVFNGIRKMHVEQGGLVAVQGLGGLGHLAVQYANKMGYEVAVLSSGDDKADFAKELGAHHYINTKTSDGPAELTKLGGADIIVQTAPNPEVVGKLVAGLAPGGKLLCLAPVGGVQFDTVAMVLGGRSVAGWPSGHALDSEEAIRFAQTHNIKCMIEKYAFADVQKAVDSLVAGKPRFRNVLVMGGGK
- a CDS encoding MFS general substrate transporter (similar to Glarea lozoyensis ATCC 20868 XP_008079826.1), which translates into the protein MDRSDSVTAGSVHDPAAEKSNVLVVSDATRAITGKEHKLGVWEAIKTYPKVVIFCMLVSLPLVGIQYDQTVMGAYYALPAFQQRYGRYVGGKWVIEAQWQAAISMAGYMGQVLGALSVAAYPLDRWGPRRTLTAAVIGVTGCIFIQFFSNSIEVLYVGELLQGLISGSFIVICVSYASELAPLPLRGILSSYCNLAAVVGQFVGTGVTFAFQGRLDQWAYRVPFAIQWSWCLIFLVFIWFAPESPYWLVRQDRDEEALAVLKRLSSRENNEQDAQERLALIREVNGMEKELAKSASFLECFRGANLRRTEICIVAYTIQIWGGGAFQGYSTLFFELAGLPSKNAFALSLGTKAFAFTGTIVSWFIITRFGRRTLYCYGESILTVFLFIIAILDVMPNYSSHAGLQYGQAVLLMLFCFVYDCSIGPVEYVLLGEISSTRLRGKTIAVALATKAIFGIVNSEAMPYMMNSDHANWRGKAGFLFGGLNMIFTLWAYLRIPETKGRTFEEIDLLFERGVKAKDFSKYVSM